A section of the Virgibacillus sp. NKC19-3 genome encodes:
- a CDS encoding Crp/Fnr family transcriptional regulator, with product MAVAGRVAVAKNTGHFSIESLRKLREMMVVEEFDKGSSIYWEAETNEKLYFLLKGKVKLTKINEEGKELTMYCFFSGDMFGEYPSENSYLNSYTAQTMEKSEIGVLRRCDIDKLLKESGELALEFSYWLSQTHRHTQLKLRDLLLYGKSGALASTLIRISNTYGIYEENKVKITKKFTNLELAELIGATRETVNRLLASFKQDGLIQYKKGRIEILDLAGLKEVNQCEECPVEICRL from the coding sequence ATGGCTGTAGCAGGTCGGGTAGCAGTGGCGAAGAATACAGGACATTTTTCAATTGAAAGTCTTCGTAAATTAAGAGAAATGATGGTTGTGGAGGAATTTGACAAAGGTTCATCCATCTACTGGGAAGCAGAAACAAATGAAAAATTATATTTTCTACTGAAGGGAAAAGTAAAACTTACCAAAATAAATGAAGAAGGTAAGGAATTGACGATGTATTGCTTTTTCTCCGGTGATATGTTTGGAGAATATCCTTCAGAAAACAGTTATCTTAATTCATACACAGCACAAACCATGGAGAAGTCTGAAATTGGTGTGTTGCGACGTTGTGATATAGATAAACTTCTTAAAGAATCCGGAGAACTGGCACTTGAATTTTCTTATTGGCTGAGTCAAACGCATCGACACACCCAGTTAAAATTAAGAGACTTATTATTATATGGGAAAAGTGGGGCGTTAGCTTCCACGCTGATTCGAATTTCGAATACATATGGGATTTATGAGGAAAATAAAGTAAAAATCACCAAAAAATTTACCAATCTGGAACTTGCCGAATTGATTGGAGCAACCCGGGAAACGGTTAACCGCTTACTCGCATCATTTAAGCAGGATGGTTTAATACAATATAAGAAGGGAAGGATCGAGATTTTAGATCTGGCCGGATTAAAAGAAGTGAATCAATGTGAAGAATGTCCGGTGGAGATTTGCAGGCTTTAG
- the ric gene encoding iron-sulfur cluster repair di-iron protein, whose translation MNTFTAAHTPAAIVKVFPKASDLFKERQIDFCCGGDRALKDTFAEKNLDETAVLSALNTAYERWQREDHHVIDWDTMPLPELVDHIVYHHHAYLAEELPALGEFVTKVFRKHGGDQPHLQELHRLYNDFKVEMEEHTLKEERDVFPLIKEYEKNPSETLLEQIHVANEALEEEHDTCGDILKRMRVITDGFQPHAYACGSYQITYARLAELEENTFQHIHLENNVLFKRLS comes from the coding sequence ATGAATACATTTACTGCTGCGCATACACCAGCGGCTATTGTAAAAGTGTTCCCGAAGGCTAGTGATTTATTTAAGGAACGCCAGATTGACTTTTGCTGTGGTGGAGACCGGGCACTTAAAGATACCTTTGCTGAGAAGAATCTTGATGAAACTGCCGTTTTATCAGCATTAAATACAGCTTATGAACGCTGGCAAAGGGAAGATCACCATGTGATAGACTGGGATACAATGCCACTCCCTGAACTTGTTGATCACATTGTCTATCATCACCATGCCTATCTGGCGGAAGAACTCCCTGCACTCGGAGAATTCGTTACAAAAGTATTCCGTAAACATGGAGGAGATCAGCCACATTTACAAGAATTACATCGCCTGTACAATGATTTTAAAGTCGAAATGGAAGAGCATACCTTAAAAGAAGAGCGTGACGTTTTTCCTTTAATAAAAGAATACGAAAAAAACCCCAGTGAAACACTTTTAGAGCAGATTCACGTGGCAAATGAAGCGTTAGAGGAAGAACATGATACATGTGGCGACATATTGAAAAGAATGCGAGTAATCACAGATGGATTTCAACCACATGCCTATGCATGCGGTTCCTATCAAATCACCTACGCTCGATTAGCAGAGCTGGAAGAGAACACATTCCAACATATCCACTTAGAAAATAATGTGTTGTTTAAGAGATTGTCATAG
- a CDS encoding nitrate/nitrite transporter: protein MKNPTIQLSLQTSSLIAGFMMWVLISSLMPSIQEDIALTSGQVSFVTAIPVILGSLLRIPIGFYTNRFGARTVNLVALIILLFPVFYISVADSFMDLVIGGFILGVGGATFSIGVTSLPKYYPKEKHGFINGIYGVGNVGTAITTFAAPVIAGAIGWQSTVRFYIILIILFAALYFFLGDKDETKVKQSMIGQIKGVYRNSTLWFLSLFYFVTFGAFVAFTVFLPNFLVTDFGLTAVDAGIRTAGFIVLATFVRPVGGWLADKFNAYIILMFVFVGVTLSGILLSFSPSIAWYTVGSLAVGVSVGIGNGAVFKLVPFHFSKQAGVVNGIVSAMGGLGGFFPPIILTTVNNMTGDYSIGFMALSQFALVSFVIVIFMYYKDQITIERKIVEGATEGIIVMNKNGTIQYVNPAFTQMSGYTEEEAVGSKATNLLHSSMHEPSFYHDMRNTIHDHGYWKGEIWYTGNNDESNKEILTINTIKNNVDDIKYYVGIFSDLPNLDK from the coding sequence ATGAAAAATCCAACTATTCAATTATCCCTTCAAACATCCAGCCTTATTGCGGGATTTATGATGTGGGTTTTAATATCCTCGCTCATGCCCAGTATTCAAGAGGACATTGCGTTAACTTCCGGGCAGGTTTCTTTCGTAACAGCGATACCTGTTATTTTAGGGTCATTATTACGAATTCCGATTGGTTTTTATACCAATCGATTTGGGGCTAGAACCGTTAACCTTGTTGCGTTAATCATCCTCCTATTTCCGGTTTTCTATATCAGTGTAGCTGATTCGTTCATGGATCTGGTTATCGGAGGATTTATTCTGGGAGTTGGAGGAGCGACATTCTCTATCGGAGTTACATCCTTGCCAAAGTACTATCCCAAAGAAAAACATGGATTCATCAATGGTATTTACGGGGTTGGTAATGTCGGTACCGCAATAACAACATTTGCTGCTCCAGTTATCGCAGGAGCCATAGGATGGCAAAGTACAGTTCGATTCTATATCATTTTGATTATCTTATTTGCTGCTTTGTATTTCTTTTTAGGTGACAAAGATGAAACTAAAGTAAAACAATCGATGATTGGGCAAATAAAAGGCGTATACCGCAACTCAACGTTATGGTTTTTGAGCCTATTTTATTTTGTAACATTCGGTGCCTTTGTGGCATTCACCGTATTTTTGCCCAACTTCTTAGTAACTGATTTCGGGTTAACAGCTGTTGATGCAGGGATAAGGACGGCTGGCTTCATTGTACTAGCGACATTCGTACGTCCGGTTGGTGGTTGGTTAGCCGATAAGTTCAACGCCTATATTATTCTAATGTTTGTATTTGTTGGTGTTACACTTTCGGGAATACTATTATCATTTTCACCATCTATCGCATGGTACACCGTAGGATCTTTGGCTGTTGGGGTTTCTGTCGGTATTGGTAATGGAGCCGTATTCAAACTTGTTCCATTTCACTTTTCCAAACAAGCTGGAGTTGTTAATGGAATTGTCTCTGCGATGGGAGGATTAGGCGGATTCTTCCCTCCAATCATCTTAACAACCGTTAATAATATGACCGGTGATTACTCCATTGGCTTCATGGCACTTTCTCAATTTGCCTTAGTCAGTTTCGTTATTGTTATTTTCATGTATTACAAAGATCAAATAACGATTGAACGAAAAATTGTAGAGGGGGCTACAGAAGGTATTATAGTAATGAACAAAAATGGGACCATTCAATATGTTAATCCTGCCTTCACACAAATGAGTGGATATACCGAAGAGGAGGCAGTAGGTAGCAAAGCAACCAATCTTCTGCATTCATCAATGCATGAACCTTCTTTCTATCATGACATGCGAAATACCATTCATGATCATGGATATTGGAAAGGAGAAATCTGGTATACGGGAAATAACGATGAATCAAACAAGGAAATCCTTACTATCAACACGATTAAAAATAATGTTGATGATATAAAATATTATGTCGGTATATTCTCGGACCTACCAAATTTAGATAAATAA
- a CDS encoding tetratricopeptide repeat protein: MESQVEDHLTFLGEKIKMYVNRQEYELAREHVAELEAILDSGDNMDTQVQFLSLYRIAEFYHCVHNYDKAVDYHKRALAFNEMDKIHSKLVIDTYLDYAGLEREYGRFSNARKLLTELVALLETMDQQDAYDFGRIYSSLGKVDIGEGDDKSGLNQLEKALGYFRQVVPEANPVIGQTIHTISDIHLRMEAYDQALHLHQSLLETYQQIGDKVNEGKSLLKMGKSTFISMRKRQEKRLPKH; this comes from the coding sequence ATGGAAAGTCAAGTAGAAGATCATCTTACTTTTTTGGGAGAAAAGATAAAGATGTATGTAAATAGACAAGAATATGAATTGGCCCGGGAACATGTGGCGGAATTGGAAGCGATTCTTGATTCTGGAGATAATATGGATACTCAAGTACAATTTCTTTCACTTTACAGGATTGCGGAGTTTTATCATTGTGTTCATAATTATGATAAGGCAGTGGACTATCATAAGCGGGCGTTAGCTTTCAATGAAATGGATAAGATACATAGCAAGCTGGTAATAGATACGTATTTGGATTACGCTGGACTGGAAAGAGAATATGGGCGATTTTCAAATGCCAGGAAATTGTTAACGGAATTAGTAGCGCTTCTGGAGACAATGGATCAACAAGACGCTTATGATTTTGGGCGGATATACAGTAGTCTAGGTAAGGTGGATATAGGTGAGGGAGACGATAAATCCGGTTTAAACCAGTTGGAAAAGGCGTTAGGTTACTTTCGCCAAGTAGTACCTGAAGCGAATCCTGTTATCGGACAGACCATTCATACGATCTCGGATATTCACCTTCGTATGGAAGCCTATGACCAAGCATTACATCTTCATCAATCGCTGTTGGAAACATACCAACAGATTGGCGATAAGGTCAATGAGGGAAAATCACTGCTTAAGATGGGGAAATCTACTTTTATATCGATGCGAAAAAGGCAAGAAAAACGATTACCCAAGCATTGA
- a CDS encoding tetratricopeptide repeat protein: MKLFEEVYEGKQIDIAKGNFLLGELDETMGGIPRALKYYKRSLGQMDGFYSENHFLTVYAYLKIGTLSITVNEWEQAEKYLKKGLPLSDAFPKMRLQFLHALGKVYSEKRAYDQAFSYFQEFLQGLKQDGRNDSKGYADTLQEIGFNFKYQDQLEEAQRYFEEALAIYEQLKPGLLEEAGMICMRLAYCCEYKTNKDLKKAEFYYEKGFKRIEKIPDQEMVQEALAGVIEFFTRIDNPKKKRKYEDKFVKLQTANRQ; this comes from the coding sequence TTGAAGCTATTCGAGGAAGTGTACGAAGGCAAACAGATAGATATTGCAAAAGGAAACTTCCTGTTAGGCGAACTTGATGAAACGATGGGAGGTATCCCGAGGGCGCTTAAGTATTACAAACGTTCCCTCGGACAAATGGATGGTTTTTACAGCGAAAATCATTTTCTGACCGTATATGCTTATTTGAAAATAGGAACGCTGTCCATCACTGTAAATGAATGGGAACAAGCCGAAAAATATTTGAAAAAAGGGTTGCCTCTCTCGGATGCTTTTCCGAAGATGAGACTCCAATTCTTGCATGCATTGGGCAAAGTTTATTCCGAAAAAAGAGCCTATGATCAAGCATTTTCTTATTTTCAGGAATTCTTGCAAGGACTTAAACAAGATGGACGAAACGACTCAAAGGGATATGCGGATACCCTTCAGGAGATTGGATTCAATTTCAAGTATCAGGATCAATTAGAAGAGGCCCAACGATACTTTGAAGAAGCGTTGGCAATTTATGAACAGCTAAAGCCTGGACTTCTCGAAGAAGCGGGAATGATCTGTATGCGTCTGGCTTATTGTTGTGAATATAAGACGAACAAGGATTTAAAAAAAGCGGAATTTTATTATGAAAAGGGGTTTAAGCGGATAGAGAAAATACCTGATCAGGAAATGGTGCAAGAAGCATTAGCTGGCGTTATTGAATTTTTTACACGTATCGATAATCCGAAAAAGAAGCGGAAATACGAGGACAAATTTGTTAAGTTACAAACCGCAAACCGGCAATAA
- a CDS encoding heavy-metal-associated domain-containing protein, with translation MKTIKYQLEPLTCPSCIKKIEGKLGKMNGVEEAKVMFNSSKVKATYDQEQVTSDELKATIEKLGFPVVS, from the coding sequence ATGAAAACCATAAAATATCAATTAGAGCCATTAACTTGTCCATCATGTATTAAGAAAATCGAAGGGAAACTGGGGAAAATGAATGGGGTGGAAGAAGCGAAAGTGATGTTTAATTCCAGTAAAGTAAAAGCAACCTATGATCAGGAACAAGTCACATCCGATGAATTAAAAGCAACCATTGAGAAGCTTGGATTTCCAGTAGTTTCCTAA
- a CDS encoding heavy metal translocating P-type ATPase, protein MRKVKRVHVVITSGSLLILAFLFHLIDMSVWKDITLIAATFIAGYFIAKKAIQTTMMKAFSIELLVTIAVIGALSIGEYVESAAVTFLFLFGAYLEARTLEKTRSSLQTLMGMAPMEATVLENGERIVKPIRDIDTGDHILIQTGEKVAIDGKIISGQAFINESTITGESILANKNIEDQVFSGTMIDHGYVEVEAEKVGDDTAFSKIIELVEEAQESKAKTQKFLDRFANVYTPGILVLSILVLIVTQNFELSITFLVIACPGALVISTPVSLVAGIGNGAKNGTLMKGGEIIENLAKIDVLVFDKTGTLTKGEPEMTGVKAYDRGESELLTMTAEAEIISEHHLGRAIVKEAKRRGLPLLNEPEEFTLDKGHGLCATIDGQSVVIGNRKLLRKNEIELPLTVETYAIDEEEKGNTAIFVGINEKLAGVISIADQIRQEATSAMQHLKDAGIKQTVMLTGDNKHTAEKVATQLGIDDVFAEMLPEDKVNHVQHLKVEGYNVSMVGDGVNDAPAIAAADVGMAMGAAGTDAAMETADVVLMTDKLDKIPYAYTLAKATVRNMKQNIFIAVGTVALLLAGVLVGEIFLASGMFIHELSVLMVILNAIRLVGYKQRRRVKQKQRRTNTAVI, encoded by the coding sequence ATGCGTAAAGTAAAAAGAGTTCACGTCGTTATAACTTCAGGAAGCTTATTGATTCTTGCATTCTTATTTCATCTTATCGATATGTCCGTTTGGAAAGACATTACGCTCATTGCAGCAACCTTTATTGCTGGATATTTCATTGCTAAAAAAGCAATACAAACGACTATGATGAAAGCATTCAGTATTGAATTACTTGTTACAATCGCTGTAATAGGCGCTTTATCTATCGGAGAATACGTAGAATCTGCCGCAGTTACATTCCTGTTTTTATTTGGTGCCTATTTAGAAGCACGGACATTGGAAAAAACACGTTCTTCTTTACAAACACTAATGGGAATGGCACCAATGGAAGCAACGGTTTTGGAGAATGGAGAACGTATCGTCAAGCCGATTCGTGACATTGACACAGGAGATCATATTTTGATTCAAACTGGAGAAAAGGTCGCCATTGATGGGAAGATCATTTCTGGCCAAGCATTTATCAATGAATCAACAATAACTGGAGAATCAATACTCGCTAATAAAAACATAGAGGATCAGGTTTTCAGTGGAACCATGATTGACCATGGCTATGTTGAAGTAGAAGCAGAAAAAGTTGGTGATGATACCGCCTTTTCAAAAATCATTGAATTGGTGGAGGAAGCACAGGAGTCTAAAGCAAAAACACAAAAATTCCTTGACCGGTTTGCCAATGTCTATACGCCAGGAATTCTTGTATTATCCATTCTTGTTCTCATTGTTACACAGAATTTCGAATTGTCTATAACGTTCTTAGTTATTGCATGTCCTGGAGCACTTGTGATTTCAACACCCGTTTCTCTTGTTGCTGGAATCGGTAATGGTGCAAAGAATGGTACATTGATGAAGGGTGGGGAAATAATAGAAAACCTTGCAAAAATCGATGTACTGGTTTTTGATAAAACAGGTACGCTTACAAAAGGGGAACCGGAAATGACAGGGGTGAAAGCTTATGATAGGGGGGAATCGGAACTTTTAACCATGACGGCAGAAGCAGAAATTATTTCAGAGCATCATTTAGGAAGAGCGATTGTTAAAGAAGCCAAAAGACGCGGATTGCCCTTACTAAACGAACCGGAAGAATTTACTCTAGATAAAGGTCATGGTTTATGTGCAACCATTGATGGGCAGTCTGTCGTAATTGGAAATCGTAAACTACTTCGTAAAAATGAAATAGAACTGCCGCTAACCGTTGAAACATATGCGATTGATGAAGAAGAAAAAGGGAATACAGCCATTTTTGTTGGCATCAATGAAAAATTAGCTGGTGTTATTTCCATTGCTGACCAAATTCGTCAAGAGGCCACCAGCGCGATGCAACACTTGAAAGATGCAGGCATTAAACAAACGGTAATGCTTACAGGAGATAATAAGCACACAGCTGAAAAAGTAGCTACGCAGCTGGGAATTGACGATGTGTTCGCGGAAATGCTTCCGGAAGATAAGGTGAATCACGTTCAACACTTAAAAGTAGAAGGGTACAATGTTTCCATGGTAGGTGATGGGGTCAATGATGCACCAGCAATTGCAGCAGCAGATGTGGGTATGGCCATGGGTGCAGCCGGAACAGATGCAGCAATGGAGACCGCAGATGTCGTATTAATGACAGATAAATTGGACAAAATTCCATATGCTTACACCCTAGCGAAAGCAACGGTGCGAAATATGAAGCAAAACATTTTCATCGCGGTTGGAACGGTTGCCTTACTTCTAGCAGGAGTGTTGGTAGGTGAAATATTCCTGGCATCAGGCATGTTTATTCATGAACTGAGCGTGTTGATGGTTATCCTTAATGCGATCCGCTTAGTCGGTTATAAGCAACGAAGACGGGTGAAACAGAAACAAAGACGCACCAATACAGCGGTAATTTAA